Within Psychrobacter sp. AH5, the genomic segment CCTTGAAAGCCCTATAGAATCAGAGAACTTAGCATAGATTTCTTATTGACTTTTATCGCCAGCATACTTTTTAAAACACCACCACTTTTTTATCTATGAGTCAAAGGACTATTATTCATGTTCTAAACTTAGATAAAACTGCGTAGTCTTAGAGGTTTAATCCCTAGTGTTTCAATCCCAGCAATCCAAATTCTGTAATGGTATGGGTAGCAGCTTTGTGGGTTGTACGATAAAATGATATCCCTGCAACGCCATACCGTTACGAATGACACGCTCACCATTTTTACCTTAAGGAAGCTATATGAGTATCAATCAAGCCATCAAAAAAGTCGAAGAACGCTACGCCCACCAGCCAGAGTTTGTACAAGCGGTCAAAGAAGTTGCCCTCACTATCGCCCCCTTATATGATGCCCATCCTGAGTACGAAAAATTAAAAATATTTGAGCGTTTGGTAGAGCCTGATCGTGTTATCGCCTTTCGTGTCAATTGGGAAAATGATAAAGGAGAGGTTCAAGTCAATCGTGGCTGGCGCGTACAGTTCTGTAATGCTTTAGGTCCTTATAAAGGAGGTCTACGCTTTCATCCAACCGTTAACCAATCCGTACTAAAATTCTTAGGCTTTGAGCAAATCTTCAAAAACGCTTTAACCGGACTACCGATTGGTGGTGGTAAAGGCGGCTCTGATTTTGACCCTAAAGGTAAGTCAGAGTCTGAGATTCGCCGTTTCTGTTACGCCTTTATGCGCGAGCTTCATCACTACATTAGTAAAGATATGGACGTACCAGCCGGTGACATCGGTGTAGGTGGCCGTGAAGTCAGCTACATGTATGCTATGTATAAGAACCTAACGCATGAGTACAGCGGTGTATTGACCGGTAAAGGCGTAGGTTTTGGTGGTAGTCTAATGCGTACTGAGGCGACGGGTTATGGCGCAGTATATTTCTTAGAAAACATGCTAAAAGCGCAGAACGAAAGTATTGAGGGCAAAGTCGTCTTAGTATCAGGCGCGGGTAACGTCTCGCTACATGCTGCCGAAAAAGCTTGTATGTTAGGCGCTAAAGTGGTGACCGTCTCAGACTCGCAAGGGACGCTCTATGATGAAAAAGGCCTAGACCAAGAAAAAATAAATTGGCTCAAAAAACAAAAAGATCAAAGTAAGCCTTTGAGCGAATATATTGAGGTGTATGGCGGCGAGTGGTTTGCCGGTCAAAAGCCTTGGCATATCAAAGGGGATATCGCTATTCCATCCGCTACCCAAAATGAAGTGAATGAAGAGGATGCTAAGCTTATGGTCGATAACGGTATCAAGTACGTGGTTGAAGGCGCCAATATGCCATTGACTGCTGAAGCCATCGATCATATTCGTGACAACCGGGTGCATTATGCGCCAGGCAAAGCGGCGAATGCAGGCGGCGTAGCGGTGTCGGCTCTAGAGATGTCACAAAACTCAGTGCGTCAGTATAAAACCTTTGAGCAGATTGATGAGCGCCTAAAAAATATCATGAAAAACATCCATGACTGCGCCGCTGAAGCCTCAGAAACTTATAATCAAACCGATAATGGCTATGTAGATTATATGGCTGGCTCTAACATCGTAGGTTTCAAGCGAGTAGCGGATGCGCTAGTGGCTTATGGTTTCTTAAACTAATCTCTTTGATAAAAGCTTATCTTCATAAGTTTTTATCAATAGCAAAACCTAAAATACCGCGCTTGACTACTATCAGCTAAGCGCGGTATTTTTTATTATCATTATCCTTCAAAAACACTAATACTGACGAATAATCTCAACCCCAGCCGGCGGATCGATAAGCTCTTGACGCTCAAAGTCCCAGTTATGACCCTCCCAAAAATGCGCTGTTTTGTCCTCATCATTAAAGCCTAACATCAGTATCGATAATGACTCGGATAACGCTGACGATTGGTTATTAGCTTGCTCGCGCTTAAGAGAGTTACGAGCGGCTAATAACACTTTATAAAGTAAAAACCCAGAGGTTGGCGCGGAGGAGTGAATATCAGCGAAAGAGGGATAATCGGCCACGGCACTATGATGCTCTGACAATACTTGGCAGTGCTCAGGGTTAGCTAGTAGCTGTGTTAGAGCGAATGACACAGTCAGTTCACGAGCACTAGTGATAGGGTCATCATCAGGGCTAGGATCATCAGCAGCTAGAGGATACTGATAAGCCACATTACTAAACAGTAAACCCAGCGCTGAGTGCTTTATCATCTGCTTTATAGCTGGCAGACGATTACTTCTTGGCGGCATACCAAAGTGCAGTTTACTATCGCCAATTTGCCGAAAAAATAATAATTTTGGTAATCTTTTGGCTAGCGGATGACTAGCAAAAAACTCGGCATGAATAAAATGATTAAATAACACTACGACATCTGTCGGCTGCAAGGTTTGCTCTAGAGTTTCAATAGTTATAGAAGGATTATTAGCTATTAGTACCACTCTCTGTTGCTGCATAAGCGCTTGTTGAATCACAGGCGGCAAGCTTTGATAGGCTTCAGTATCAGTATCAGTATCAGTATCAGTATCAGTATCAGTATCAGTATCAGTATCAGTATCAGTATCAGTATCAGTATCAGTAGCATAAAAAGTATCGAGGCTTGTCTTAGTGCGGTTGACGCCCGCTAGACTTTTTTTAATAGTGTTACAAGAGGCATAGCATTCATCAGTGTAAATTAAATCTGTTAAATAACTTTGCATAGGAGCATAGGTTCTCTGATCTTAAAATTAGAATAAATAGCGCCAATTAAATAGCTCAATATTATAACGTTTATAAGCTTTAAGAGCCGACTTAATTACAAACTTAGTATTCATAGTGGCTTGAAACAGGAGTCATACATTACGCTACTTTTTGAGGTTAACAATAGCTTAGCTAGTAGTTAATATAACAGTAACCCTGTCGATAACCTAAGGAGAGACTATGTTTGATGCTATAAAAGAAAACAAGCAAAAGTTACCACTAGTAGCGCTAAGCGCTTGTTTGGCTTTGTCCACTATTACCATAAGCACCGCCGCTAATGCAGACGTTACTGAAGAGATTCGCGCCGCTCAAGCGACCAAGGTAAGTCTTAAACAAGCTATTAATATTGCTAAAAAACAAGCAAAAGGCACTTTGATGAGCGTAGAGTTAGATGAGGATAGCGATACAAAAAACAACGTTGCCTACGAGATGAAATTTAGCGATGGTGCCACAGAATATGAGGTGAAAGTGGACGCTATTACTGGCCAAGTGGTCAAGGTGGAAAAAGAGCGTTTAGATAAGGAAGATATCAATGAGTATAACAACCAAAACCGTGCAAAAATAAGCGCTATGGCGGTGATTGGCGCTATCGAAAAGCAGGCTAAAGCTCAAGTGTTAGAAATAGAGTTTGATAATGATGGCGACTATGCCGATCATCCTAGCTACTATGAAGTTGATATGCTGCGAGATAATCAAATTATTGAGCTAAAGATAGATGCTAGTACAGGCCGAGAGTTCTCTCGTAGAGTCAAGAGCTAACAGCGCTGTTTAATAGGGTTTTTAAAGTAGCCTGTTATCTTCTAGCTTATTTTCACTATACTAAGCCTCAACGACGGATTGAGGCTTTTTTATGCTCTCATAGATGAGGCAATGCTCAAAGCTATAAATAATAACCATACCTGTGCTAATACTTAATAGCCACTCTTGCAATTTTATGTTGTTGCCCCAACTTTTTGACTCCTGCTCACTGTTTTAGTACGTTTTTTTTGCCCAGCTGCGGCTTAGTCGCGTTAAACTAATCTACATGCTGTAGTAGCAATGATAACAATAATTTTGATTTAAGGGACTTACTATGAAACGCCGTGCTTTATTAACTTTGGCCGCTAGTACTTTATTACTAGCTGCCTGTAGCCAATCTACTACCGACGACACTGCTACTGCTGATAGCACAGCTGAAAGCTCAGAGCTGCTGCAACGTATCAATAATGGTGGCACTATCAACGTCGGCACTGAAGGCACTTATCCGCCATTTACCTACCATGATACGACAGGTAAGCTCACCGGTTATGATGTGGAAGTCACTCGCGCGGTCGCCGACAAACTAGGCGTCGATGTCGAATTCAAAGAGACGCAGTGGGATGCGATGCTAGCAGGATTGGACTCAGGGCGTTTCGATATGGTGGCCAATCAGGTCAGTCTAACCACTCCTGAGCGAGAAGCTAAGTACGATATAGCGATTCCTTATAGCTGGTCAGGTGCGGTGGTATTAGCTCCTACTGATGACAACCGTTATAGCTCATGGGATGGCCTAAAAGGCCTACGTACCGCTCAGTCGTTATCAAGTAACTACGGCGAGCTGGCGCAGCGTTATGGAGCAGAGGTAGTGCCAGTCGAAGGCATGGCACAAGCGATACAACTGGTCAAACAAGACCGCGCCGACTTTACTATGAATGATAATCTAGCGGTACTCGATTATCTCAAAAAATTCCCCGACAGCGATCTTGAGATCAAGCTTGTTGCGCCCGCTAGTGAGCAACGAGGTTCAGGCCTTATTTTGCTCAAAGGCGATCAACAGGTGGTTGCCAAGTTGGATGAGGCAATGAGCGCTTTGCAAGCTGATGGCACTTTGACTAAGCTGAGCCAAGAGTTCTTTGGTGCTGATATTAGTAAGCAAAATTAATGATGGCGTCCATCCTATCGATGTTTACTGATTTATTGGCGCTGCTACCTTTTATGAGTGCTGAGCGCGCGCAGATCGTCATTGATTCTTTTTGGCCGATGCTCAAAGGCGGTATCTACTATTCGATACCGCTTGCGCTCATCTCCTTTGCGATAGGTATGGGTATTGCGCTGATAGTAGCGCTGATTCGTATCGTTCCGCGCGCCGGCTGGCTGCATGAGATTATTTATCGACTAGCACGTATTTATGTCTCAGCTATTCGCGGCACACCGATGTTAGTGCAGCTGTTTATCATCTTTTATGGGCTGCCAAGTGTTGGGGTCAAGCTTGATCCTTTTCCATCAGCGATTATTGCTTTCTCCTTAAATATTGGCGCTTACGCGTCAGAGACGGTGCGCGCCTCCATTTTGTCTATTCCAAAAGGGCAATGGGAAGCAGGCTCAACAGTGGGATTGACTTATTTGCAGACCTTTCGCCATGTCATCTTG encodes:
- a CDS encoding amino acid ABC transporter substrate-binding protein, with translation MKRRALLTLAASTLLLAACSQSTTDDTATADSTAESSELLQRINNGGTINVGTEGTYPPFTYHDTTGKLTGYDVEVTRAVADKLGVDVEFKETQWDAMLAGLDSGRFDMVANQVSLTTPEREAKYDIAIPYSWSGAVVLAPTDDNRYSSWDGLKGLRTAQSLSSNYGELAQRYGAEVVPVEGMAQAIQLVKQDRADFTMNDNLAVLDYLKKFPDSDLEIKLVAPASEQRGSGLILLKGDQQVVAKLDEAMSALQADGTLTKLSQEFFGADISKQN
- a CDS encoding amino acid ABC transporter permease, whose translation is MSAERAQIVIDSFWPMLKGGIYYSIPLALISFAIGMGIALIVALIRIVPRAGWLHEIIYRLARIYVSAIRGTPMLVQLFIIFYGLPSVGVKLDPFPSAIIAFSLNIGAYASETVRASILSIPKGQWEAGSTVGLTYLQTFRHVILPQALRVSVPPLSNTFISLVKDTSLASLVLVTELFKQAQIITARNYEFMLVYTEAAFIYWGICLFLTFIQGKLETRLDRYVAK
- the gdhA gene encoding NADP-specific glutamate dehydrogenase yields the protein MSINQAIKKVEERYAHQPEFVQAVKEVALTIAPLYDAHPEYEKLKIFERLVEPDRVIAFRVNWENDKGEVQVNRGWRVQFCNALGPYKGGLRFHPTVNQSVLKFLGFEQIFKNALTGLPIGGGKGGSDFDPKGKSESEIRRFCYAFMRELHHYISKDMDVPAGDIGVGGREVSYMYAMYKNLTHEYSGVLTGKGVGFGGSLMRTEATGYGAVYFLENMLKAQNESIEGKVVLVSGAGNVSLHAAEKACMLGAKVVTVSDSQGTLYDEKGLDQEKINWLKKQKDQSKPLSEYIEVYGGEWFAGQKPWHIKGDIAIPSATQNEVNEEDAKLMVDNGIKYVVEGANMPLTAEAIDHIRDNRVHYAPGKAANAGGVAVSALEMSQNSVRQYKTFEQIDERLKNIMKNIHDCAAEASETYNQTDNGYVDYMAGSNIVGFKRVADALVAYGFLN
- a CDS encoding PepSY domain-containing protein, which codes for MFDAIKENKQKLPLVALSACLALSTITISTAANADVTEEIRAAQATKVSLKQAINIAKKQAKGTLMSVELDEDSDTKNNVAYEMKFSDGATEYEVKVDAITGQVVKVEKERLDKEDINEYNNQNRAKISAMAVIGAIEKQAKAQVLEIEFDNDGDYADHPSYYEVDMLRDNQIIELKIDASTGREFSRRVKS